A single genomic interval of Candidatus Palauibacter scopulicola harbors:
- a CDS encoding ArdC family protein has translation MNHDEYHRKFADAIIEQIKQGTAPWQKPWAPGERVMPMNVDT, from the coding sequence ATGAACCACGACGAATATCACCGCAAGTTCGCCGACGCGATCATCGAGCAGATCAAGCAGGGCACCGCGCCGTGGCAGAAGCCGTGGGCGCCGGGCGAGCGCGTGATGCCCATGAACGTGGACACCG